One window of the Corynebacterium glutamicum ATCC 13032 genome contains the following:
- a CDS encoding ammonium transporter, with product MDPSDLAWILAAFALVSLMFPGLSLLYGGMLGGQHVLNTFMMVMSSLGIISLVYIIYGHGLVLGNSIGGWGIIGNPLEYFGFRNIMEDDGTGDLMWAGFYILFAAISLALVSSGAAGRMRFGAWLVFGVLWFTFVYAPLAHWVFAIDDPESGYVGGWMKNVLEFHDFAGGTAVHMNAGASGLALAIVLGRRHSMAVRPHNLPLILIGAGLIVAGWFGFNGGTAGGANFLASYVVVTSLIAAAGGMMGFMLVERVFSGKPTFFGSATGTIAGLVAITPAADAVSPLGAFAVGALGAVVSFWAISWKKGHRVDDSFDVFAVHGMAGIAGALFVMLFGDPLAPAGVSGVFFGGELSLLWREPLAIIVTLTYAFGVTWLIATILNKFMTLRITSEAEYEGIDRAEHAESAYHLNSNGIGMATRTNFGPEIPEETVPDAVQVGVDKQKIADTRKASK from the coding sequence ATGGACCCCTCAGATCTAGCCTGGATTCTCGCAGCTTTTGCGTTGGTAAGCCTGATGTTCCCCGGATTGTCCCTGCTCTACGGCGGCATGCTGGGTGGGCAACACGTTCTTAACACGTTCATGATGGTTATGAGCTCACTTGGAATCATCAGCCTTGTGTACATCATTTATGGACACGGACTTGTCTTAGGAAACTCCATCGGTGGGTGGGGAATTATCGGAAATCCCCTTGAATACTTCGGCTTCCGCAACATTATGGAAGATGACGGCACCGGAGACCTCATGTGGGCCGGCTTCTACATTCTGTTCGCTGCAATCTCACTCGCACTTGTTTCATCTGGTGCAGCGGGGCGCATGCGCTTTGGAGCGTGGCTGGTCTTCGGTGTCCTGTGGTTCACCTTTGTGTACGCGCCACTGGCACACTGGGTTTTCGCTATCGATGATCCTGAGTCCGGCTACGTGGGTGGCTGGATGAAAAATGTGCTTGAGTTCCACGACTTTGCTGGTGGAACGGCAGTGCACATGAATGCGGGTGCGTCTGGACTCGCGCTGGCAATAGTGCTGGGACGCCGCCACTCCATGGCTGTGCGTCCACACAACCTTCCACTGATTTTGATTGGTGCAGGACTGATCGTTGCGGGCTGGTTCGGATTCAATGGTGGTACCGCAGGTGGTGCCAACTTCCTCGCAAGCTACGTGGTCGTTACCTCTCTCATTGCTGCAGCTGGCGGAATGATGGGCTTCATGCTCGTTGAACGTGTGTTCAGCGGAAAACCCACTTTCTTTGGCTCGGCAACCGGCACAATCGCAGGCCTTGTGGCTATCACCCCGGCCGCGGATGCAGTGAGCCCGCTCGGAGCATTCGCCGTCGGAGCGCTCGGCGCAGTTGTCTCCTTCTGGGCAATTAGCTGGAAGAAGGGACACCGAGTCGATGATTCCTTCGATGTGTTCGCAGTCCACGGAATGGCCGGCATTGCAGGTGCACTGTTTGTCATGCTCTTTGGCGATCCACTAGCACCAGCGGGAGTTTCCGGAGTCTTCTTCGGTGGCGAACTCTCCCTGCTGTGGAGGGAACCACTGGCCATCATCGTGACCCTTACATACGCATTCGGCGTGACCTGGTTGATTGCCACGATCTTGAACAAGTTCATGACTCTGCGCATCACCTCCGAAGCCGAATATGAAGGCATTGACCGCGCAGAACACGCAGAATCTGCCTACCACCTCAATTCCAACGGAATTGGGATGGCAACCCGCACCAATTTCGGACCTGAAATCCCCGAGGAAACCGTGCCCGACGCCGTGCAGGTGGGCGTCGATAAGCAAAAAATCGCTGATACTCGAAAGGCCTCAAAATGA
- a CDS encoding IS1380-like element IS1677 family transposase yields the protein MQLLHNPTAMSASFDDPNLISLAGLVPTMHLADAASLSTLAQDRLSITGDKGANAGAKIASLVAGMVAGADSIDDMDVLRHGGMRRLFDRIYAPSTLGSFLRAFTFGHVRQLDAVASRFLVNLARQAPHLVPPPPAGSGGNGYVFVDVDDTIIEVHGHTKQGAGFGYSGIRGLNALLATVTTAQSAPIIVGQRLRKGSCGSPRGAHRLIADAMTTTRRLPGMEDKKILVRADSAYYGHPSVSVALRSGADVSVTVRMTPNVKKAIVAIPEDAWQTIQYTDAIFDEASQSWISLAQVAEVPFTAFTSRKKADHVPGRLVVRRIPELNKKDVYQPGLFDLHRFHAVFTTADPGVLDTVAADKTHRQHAIIEQVNADLKASALAHLPSGTFTANSAWLVCAVMAFNLTRATGVIAAGGMAKATTATIRRTLMAVPARVARRSRRLVLHLPEGWTWQPQWQKLFDHGHSPP from the coding sequence GTGCAATTATTACACAACCCCACAGCGATGTCCGCATCCTTTGATGACCCCAACCTCATCTCGCTTGCTGGACTGGTTCCAACCATGCACTTAGCCGATGCTGCCAGCCTGTCCACCTTGGCCCAGGACCGGTTGAGCATCACCGGTGATAAAGGTGCCAATGCTGGTGCGAAGATCGCCTCCCTAGTCGCGGGCATGGTCGCCGGTGCTGATTCCATCGATGACATGGATGTACTCCGCCACGGAGGTATGCGCCGACTTTTCGACCGGATCTACGCCCCATCCACATTGGGGTCTTTTCTGCGGGCCTTCACTTTCGGCCACGTACGCCAACTCGATGCTGTGGCCTCCCGATTCCTGGTCAACCTGGCCAGGCAGGCACCACACCTGGTGCCACCACCACCGGCAGGCAGTGGCGGTAACGGGTATGTGTTCGTTGATGTTGATGACACCATCATTGAAGTCCACGGCCACACCAAACAAGGTGCCGGCTTTGGTTACTCCGGTATCCGTGGACTCAACGCCTTGCTGGCCACGGTCACCACCGCACAGTCCGCCCCCATCATTGTGGGCCAACGATTGCGGAAAGGATCGTGTGGTTCCCCACGAGGGGCCCACCGCCTGATCGCCGATGCGATGACCACCACCAGGCGCCTGCCCGGGATGGAGGATAAGAAAATCCTCGTCCGGGCAGATTCGGCGTATTATGGTCATCCCAGTGTCAGTGTGGCCCTAAGGTCCGGTGCGGATGTGTCCGTCACGGTGCGGATGACCCCGAACGTCAAGAAAGCGATCGTCGCGATCCCGGAAGATGCGTGGCAGACGATTCAGTACACCGATGCGATCTTCGATGAGGCATCACAATCGTGGATCTCCTTAGCCCAGGTCGCCGAAGTGCCTTTCACCGCGTTTACCTCCCGGAAGAAGGCCGACCATGTTCCCGGACGCTTGGTGGTACGCCGGATTCCTGAGCTGAATAAGAAGGATGTGTATCAGCCGGGCTTGTTTGATCTTCACCGCTTCCATGCGGTCTTCACCACCGCCGACCCAGGCGTGCTGGATACTGTTGCTGCGGATAAAACCCACCGTCAGCACGCGATCATTGAACAGGTCAACGCAGACTTGAAGGCAAGCGCGTTGGCGCATCTGCCGTCGGGGACGTTCACCGCCAACAGTGCCTGGCTCGTATGCGCGGTCATGGCGTTTAATCTCACCCGTGCCACCGGGGTTATCGCTGCAGGCGGGATGGCCAAGGCCACCACCGCGACGATCCGGCGGACACTGATGGCCGTTCCAGCCCGGGTCGCCCGCAGGTCCCGCCGACTGGTGCTCCACCTTCCCGAGGGGTGGACGTGGCAACCACAGTGGCAGAAACTGTTTGATCACGGCCATTCACCACCGTAA
- a CDS encoding tyramine oxidase subunit B, with translation MTATYTTETAINFLFLSEPDMIAAGVKDVAQCVDVMEETLVLLAQGDYKMAGLNSNSHGAMITFPENPEFEGMPKDGPDRRFMAMPAYLGGRFKNTGVKWYGSNAENKASGLPRSIHTFVLNDTVTGAPKAIMSANLLSAYRTGAVPGVGVKHLAVADATTLAVVGPGVMAKTITEACIAERPGITTIKIKGRSERGINAFATWALEKFPEIEVVAVGSEEDVVKDADIVIAATTTDAAGSSAFPYFKKEWLKPGALLLLPAAGRFDDAYLLDDARLVVDYMGLYEAWAEEYGPQAYQLLGIPGTHWYDLALQGKLDLAKISQIGDICSGKLPGRTNDEEIILYSVGGMPVEDVAWATQVYENALEKGVGTTLNLWESPALA, from the coding sequence ATGACCGCAACCTACACCACTGAAACCGCCATCAATTTCTTGTTCTTGAGCGAACCGGACATGATCGCGGCCGGAGTCAAAGACGTCGCGCAATGCGTCGATGTCATGGAGGAAACGCTCGTGCTCTTGGCGCAGGGCGACTACAAAATGGCCGGTTTGAACTCCAACTCGCATGGCGCGATGATCACCTTCCCGGAAAACCCAGAATTTGAAGGCATGCCCAAGGACGGCCCCGACCGCCGATTCATGGCGATGCCCGCATACCTCGGCGGGCGATTCAAAAACACCGGCGTGAAGTGGTACGGATCCAACGCGGAAAACAAGGCCTCAGGCTTGCCTCGCTCGATCCACACCTTCGTCCTCAACGACACGGTCACCGGTGCACCGAAGGCCATCATGTCCGCGAACCTGCTGTCCGCCTACCGCACCGGCGCGGTTCCCGGCGTGGGCGTGAAGCACTTAGCGGTCGCCGACGCGACAACCTTGGCTGTCGTCGGACCTGGTGTCATGGCGAAAACCATCACCGAAGCGTGCATCGCAGAGCGCCCAGGAATCACCACCATCAAGATCAAGGGACGCAGCGAACGCGGCATCAACGCCTTTGCAACATGGGCGTTGGAAAAATTCCCCGAGATCGAAGTGGTCGCCGTCGGATCTGAAGAAGACGTGGTCAAAGACGCCGACATCGTCATCGCCGCCACCACCACGGACGCCGCCGGCTCCTCCGCCTTCCCATACTTCAAAAAAGAATGGCTCAAGCCGGGCGCATTGCTGCTGCTTCCAGCCGCCGGTCGCTTCGACGACGCTTATTTGCTTGACGACGCCCGCCTCGTTGTTGACTACATGGGGCTCTACGAAGCCTGGGCAGAAGAATACGGCCCACAGGCCTACCAACTACTCGGCATTCCAGGAACCCACTGGTACGACCTGGCGCTGCAAGGAAAACTCGACCTTGCAAAGATTTCCCAGATTGGCGATATCTGCTCCGGCAAGCTACCCGGACGCACCAACGATGAGGAAATCATCCTCTATTCCGTCGGCGGCATGCCAGTAGAAGACGTCGCCTGGGCAACCCAAGTGTATGAAAACGCCCTGGAAAAAGGCGTCGGCACCACATTGAACCTGTGGGAATCACCCGCACTGGCTTGA
- the pgl gene encoding 6-phosphogluconolactonase has protein sequence MVDVVRARDTEDLVAQAASKFIEVVEAATANNGTAQVVLTGGGAGIKLLEKLSVDAADLAWDRIHVFFGDERNVPVSDSESNEGQAREALLSKVSIPEANIHGYGLGDVDLAEAARAYEAVLDEFAPNGFDLHLLGMGGEGHINSLFPHTDAVKESSAKVIAVFDSPKPPSERATLTLPAVHSAKRVWLLVSGAEKAEAAAAIVNGEPAVEWPAAGATGSEETVLFLADDAAGNL, from the coding sequence ATGGTTGATGTAGTACGCGCACGCGATACTGAAGATTTGGTTGCACAGGCTGCCTCCAAATTCATTGAGGTTGTTGAAGCAGCAACTGCCAATAATGGCACCGCACAGGTAGTGCTCACCGGTGGTGGCGCCGGCATCAAGTTGCTGGAAAAGCTCAGCGTTGATGCGGCTGACCTTGCCTGGGATCGCATTCATGTGTTCTTCGGCGATGAGCGCAATGTCCCTGTCAGTGATTCTGAGTCCAATGAGGGCCAGGCTCGTGAGGCACTGTTGTCCAAGGTTTCTATCCCTGAAGCCAACATTCACGGATATGGTCTCGGCGACGTAGATCTTGCAGAGGCAGCCCGCGCTTACGAAGCTGTGTTGGATGAATTCGCACCAAACGGCTTTGATCTTCACCTGCTCGGCATGGGTGGCGAAGGCCATATCAACTCCCTGTTCCCTCACACCGATGCAGTCAAGGAATCCTCCGCAAAGGTCATCGCGGTGTTTGATTCCCCTAAGCCTCCTTCAGAGCGTGCAACTCTAACCCTTCCTGCGGTTCACTCCGCAAAGCGCGTGTGGTTGCTGGTTTCTGGTGCGGAGAAGGCTGAGGCAGCTGCGGCGATCGTCAACGGTGAGCCTGCTGTTGAGTGGCCTGCTGCTGGAGCTACCGGATCTGAGGAAACGGTATTGTTCTTGGCTGATGATGCTGCAGGAAATCTCTAA